A single genomic interval of Microbacterium hydrocarbonoxydans harbors:
- the argS gene encoding arginine--tRNA ligase — translation MNPETLAEALLAVLAPIAEERRPGEPFTLTASDIVFERPRNRDHGDWASNIAMRLAKQFATNPRELAQQIADGLAQVDGVQNAEVAGPGFINIRLDAAAAGALAKLIVDAGSAYGTNDSRADETINLEFVSANPTGPIHLGGTRWAAVGDSLARMLTAQGAKVTREYYFNDHGGQIDRFARSLVAAHLGEPTPEDGYGGGYILDIAKRVELAYDGDLSALSPEDLQEAFRAHGVNLMFDEIKASLHEFGVDFDVYFHENDLHESGAVERAISRLQELGHMFEADGALWLRTTEFGDDKDRVVVKSDGQPAYISGDLAYYLNKRERGFNRCIIMLGADHHGYVQRLMAMCAAFGDEPNVNLQILIGQMVNLVRDGQPMRMSKRAGTVVTLEDLVEIVGVDAARYALTRSSTDSNLDIDLDVLQKRTNDNPVFYVQYAHARTHNVARNAADSGVDRSEFAPETLTHETEAALLGALQEFPRIVAFAAEVREPHRVARYLEELAGLYHRWYDNCRVIPQGDDPIETVHRTRLWLNDAAGQVFRNGLDLLGVSAPERM, via the coding sequence ATGAACCCTGAAACGCTCGCCGAAGCCCTCCTCGCCGTCCTCGCCCCGATCGCCGAGGAACGACGTCCCGGCGAGCCGTTCACGCTCACCGCATCCGACATCGTGTTCGAGCGTCCCCGCAACCGGGACCACGGCGACTGGGCCTCGAACATCGCGATGCGCCTCGCCAAGCAGTTCGCGACGAACCCCCGCGAGCTCGCGCAGCAGATCGCCGACGGCCTCGCACAGGTCGACGGCGTGCAGAACGCCGAGGTCGCAGGGCCCGGGTTCATCAACATCCGGCTGGATGCCGCAGCCGCCGGCGCCCTGGCGAAGCTCATCGTCGACGCGGGCTCGGCCTACGGGACCAACGACTCCCGTGCGGACGAGACGATCAACCTCGAGTTCGTGTCCGCGAACCCGACCGGCCCCATCCACCTCGGCGGTACCCGCTGGGCCGCGGTCGGCGACTCGCTCGCGCGCATGCTCACCGCGCAGGGAGCGAAGGTCACCAGGGAGTACTACTTCAACGACCACGGCGGGCAGATCGATCGCTTCGCCCGCAGCCTCGTCGCCGCTCACCTGGGCGAGCCGACCCCGGAAGACGGATACGGCGGCGGATACATCCTCGACATCGCCAAGCGCGTCGAACTCGCCTACGACGGCGATCTCTCGGCACTCTCGCCGGAGGACCTGCAGGAAGCCTTCCGCGCGCACGGCGTGAATCTGATGTTCGACGAGATCAAGGCGAGCCTGCACGAGTTCGGCGTGGACTTCGACGTGTACTTCCACGAGAACGACCTGCACGAGTCGGGCGCCGTCGAACGTGCGATCTCGCGGCTGCAGGAGCTCGGCCACATGTTCGAGGCCGACGGTGCGCTCTGGCTGCGCACGACCGAGTTCGGAGATGACAAGGACCGGGTCGTGGTGAAGTCGGATGGACAGCCCGCCTACATCTCCGGCGACCTCGCCTACTACCTGAACAAGCGCGAGCGCGGCTTCAACCGGTGCATCATCATGCTCGGTGCGGATCACCACGGCTACGTGCAGCGGCTCATGGCGATGTGCGCCGCCTTCGGCGACGAGCCGAACGTCAACCTGCAGATCCTCATCGGGCAGATGGTCAACCTCGTGCGCGACGGCCAGCCGATGCGCATGTCCAAGCGCGCTGGCACCGTCGTCACCCTCGAGGACCTGGTCGAGATCGTCGGCGTGGACGCGGCACGGTACGCCCTGACGCGGAGCTCGACCGACTCCAACCTCGACATCGACCTCGACGTCCTGCAGAAGCGGACGAACGACAACCCGGTCTTCTACGTGCAGTACGCGCATGCCCGCACGCACAACGTCGCCCGCAACGCCGCCGATTCCGGGGTGGACCGCTCGGAGTTCGCACCCGAGACGCTGACGCACGAGACCGAGGCCGCACTGCTGGGCGCTCTGCAGGAGTTCCCCCGCATCGTCGCCTTCGCCGCCGAGGTGCGCGAACCCCACCGCGTCGCCCGCTACCTCGAAGAGCTCGCCGGCCTGTATCACCGCTGGTACGACAACTGCCGCGTGATCCCGCAGGGCGACGACCCGATCGAGACGGTGCACCGCACGCGACTGTGGCTCAATGACGCCGCGGGCCAGGTCTTCCGCAACGGTCTCGACCTGCTCGGCGTGTCCGCTCCCGAGCGCATGTGA